Proteins encoded within one genomic window of Amycolatopsis nigrescens CSC17Ta-90:
- a CDS encoding MFS transporter: protein MTASQETTESQEYHPDPQRWRALAVTLTAGFMSLLDVSIVNVALPSIQRGIGVGPDGIQWIVSGYALTFGLMLVSGGRLGDALGRRRMFLIALAGFVLTSALAGAAPSAELMIAARLLQGATAGLLTPQNTGLIQDLFRDTERSRAYGMFGAVVSISTAIGPVLGGGILAVFGEQDGWRWVFFVNVPIGVLALVLAAKLLPKAPPRSTPLRSEIDFLGVLLLGLAVLAVLLPLVQSAQGGLRTLWWLFPLAFVLGAVFVRWERRMVRRGRSPLLDVRLFTGTPGYAFGAALGAIYFCGFAGIWLVFAMFFQQGLGYSPLQSGLAVTPFALGSAVAATVSGRLIESWGRRLTVVGLSMVGLGLVAVAIVVALVPAHDAGFAIALPLLFAGIGGGMVISPNTTLTLECVPSDMAGVAAGALQTGQRIGTALGAAVLASVFHGVVSTTGGDFPRALAVAMYCSTAFVAVALVLAVVELNGRRRRSSARLSKAEREARAEEAASADIQRT from the coding sequence GTGACCGCTAGCCAGGAGACCACCGAGAGCCAGGAGTACCACCCGGATCCGCAGCGCTGGCGGGCACTCGCGGTGACCCTGACCGCCGGGTTCATGAGCCTGCTCGACGTGAGCATCGTGAACGTGGCGCTGCCGTCGATCCAGCGAGGGATCGGGGTGGGGCCGGACGGGATCCAGTGGATCGTCTCCGGTTACGCGCTCACCTTCGGCTTGATGCTGGTCTCCGGTGGCCGCCTCGGTGACGCGCTGGGCCGGCGCCGGATGTTCCTGATCGCGCTGGCCGGGTTCGTGCTCACCAGCGCACTGGCCGGTGCGGCGCCCAGCGCGGAGCTGATGATCGCCGCCAGGCTGTTGCAGGGCGCCACCGCCGGCCTGCTCACCCCGCAGAACACCGGCCTGATCCAGGACCTCTTCCGTGACACCGAGCGGAGCAGGGCCTACGGCATGTTCGGCGCGGTGGTCAGCATCTCCACCGCGATCGGGCCGGTGCTCGGCGGCGGGATCCTGGCCGTGTTCGGTGAGCAGGACGGCTGGCGCTGGGTGTTCTTCGTGAACGTGCCGATCGGCGTGCTCGCACTGGTGCTGGCCGCCAAGCTGCTGCCCAAGGCGCCGCCCCGGTCCACCCCGCTGCGCTCGGAGATCGACTTCCTCGGGGTGCTGCTGCTCGGGCTGGCGGTGCTGGCCGTGCTGCTGCCGCTGGTGCAGTCCGCGCAGGGCGGCCTGCGCACCCTGTGGTGGCTGTTCCCGCTGGCCTTCGTGCTGGGCGCGGTGTTCGTGCGCTGGGAACGCCGGATGGTGCGGCGGGGACGGTCGCCGCTGCTGGACGTCCGGTTGTTCACCGGTACCCCCGGCTATGCGTTCGGGGCCGCGCTGGGCGCGATCTACTTCTGCGGGTTCGCCGGGATCTGGCTGGTCTTCGCGATGTTCTTCCAGCAGGGCCTCGGCTACAGCCCGCTGCAGTCCGGGCTGGCGGTCACCCCGTTCGCGCTCGGGTCGGCGGTTGCCGCCACGGTGTCCGGGCGGCTGATCGAGAGCTGGGGCCGCCGACTGACCGTGGTCGGGCTGAGCATGGTCGGGCTCGGATTGGTGGCGGTCGCGATCGTGGTCGCGCTGGTGCCCGCACACGACGCCGGGTTCGCCATCGCGTTGCCGCTGCTGTTCGCCGGGATCGGCGGCGGCATGGTGATCTCCCCGAACACCACGCTCACCCTGGAGTGCGTGCCGAGCGACATGGCGGGGGTGGCTGCCGGCGCCCTGCAGACCGGGCAGCGGATCGGCACCGCGCTCGGGGCCGCGGTGCTGGCCTCGGTCTTCCACGGGGTGGTCTCGACCACCGGTGGAGACTTTCCTCGGGCACTGGCGGTGGCGATGTACTGCTCGACGGCCTTCGTGGCGGTGGCGCTCGTGCTGGCCGTGGTGGAGCTGAACGGGCGCCGGCGGCGATCTTCGGCCCGCCTGTCCAAGGCCGAGCGGGAGGCGCGGGCCGAGGAGGCAGCGTCGGCGGATATCCAACGGACCTGA